A genomic segment from Saimiri boliviensis isolate mSaiBol1 chromosome 14, mSaiBol1.pri, whole genome shotgun sequence encodes:
- the ZNF606 gene encoding zinc finger protein 606 has protein sequence MAAINPWASWGALTDQSWGMTAVDPWASWALCPQEPAWHMEGSPEEGRRAAGLPAAQVQEPVTFKDVAVDFTQEEWGQLDLVQRTLYRDVMLETYGHLLSVGNQIAKPEVISLLEQGEEPWSLEQTCPQRACPEWMRNLERKALIPAQSIFEEEQSHGMKLERYIWDDPWFSRLEVLGCKDQLEMYHMNQSTAMRQMVFMQKQVLSQRSSEFCEFGAEYSQNLNFVPSQRVSQVEHFYKPDTHAESWRCNSAIMYADKVTCENNDCDKTAYQSIQPVYPARIQTGDNLFKCTDAVKSFNHIIHFGDHKGIHTGGKLYEYKECHQIFNQSPSFNEHPRLHVGENQYNYKEYENIFYFSSFMEHQKIGTVEKAYKYNEWEKVFGYDSFLQHTSTYTAEKPYDYNECGTSFIWSSYLIQHKKSHTGEKPYECDKCGKVFRNRSALTKHERTHTGIKPYECNKCGKAFSWNSHLIVHKRIHTGEKPFVCNECGKSFNWNSHLIGHQRTHTGEKPFECTECGKSFSWSSHLIAHMRMHTGEKPFKCDECEKAFRDYSALSKHERTHSGAKPYKCTECGKSFSWSSHLIAHQRTHTGEKPYNCQECGKAFRERSALTKHEIIHSGIKPYECNKCGKSCSQMAHLVRHQRTHTGEKPYECNKCGKSFSQSCHLVAHRRIHTGEKPYKCNQCERSFNCSSHLIAHRRTHTGEKPYRCNECGKAFNESSSLIVHLRNHTGEKPYKCNHCEKAFCKNSSLIIHQRMHSGDKRFICSECGKAFSGHSALLQHQRNHSEEKLN, from the exons GAACCAGTGACCTTCAAGGATGTGGCTGTGGACTTCACCCAAGAAGAGTGGGGGCAGCTGGACCTTGTTCAGAGGACTCTGTACCGTGATGTGATGCTGGAGACCTATGGGCACCTGCTCTCTGTGG GAAATCAGATTGCCAAGCCTGAGGTCATTTCCCTGTTGGAGCAAGGAGAAGAGCCGTGGTCACTGGAGCAGACATGTCCTCAACGTGCTTGTCCAG AATGGATGAGAAATCTTGAAAGGAAAGCATTGATCCCAGCACAGAGCATTTTTGAGGAAGAACAATCCCATGGCATGAAGTTGGAAAGATACATATGGGATGATCCTTGGTTCTCCAGGTTAGAAGTTTTGGGATGTAAAGACCAATTAGAAATGTATCACATGAACCAGAGTACAGCTATGAGGCAGATGGTTTTCATGCAAAAGCAAGTACTATCCCAGAGAAGCTCTgaattctgtgaatttggggcaGAGTATAGCCAGAACTTAAACTTTGTTCCATCGCAGAGGGTTTCTCAGGTAGAACATTTTTATAAGCCTGATACGCATGCTGAAAGTTGGAGATGTAACTCAGCCATAATGTATGCAGATAAGGTTACCTGTGAAAATAATGATTGTGACAAAACTGCTTACCAGTCCATTCAGCCTGTTTACCCTGCAAGAATACAAACTGGAGATAATCTTTTCAAATGTACTGATGCTGTTAAATCTTTCAATCATATAATACATTTTGGTGATCATAAAGGAATTCACACAGGAGGAAAACTCTACGAATATAAGGAATGCCATCAAATCTTTAACCAGAGCCCATCATTTAATGAACACCCAAGGCTTCATGTAGGAGAAAACCAGTATAATTACAAAGAAtatgagaatatattttatttctcatcctTTATGGAACATCAAAAAATTGGTACTGTAGAGAAAGCATATAAATACAATGAATGGGAGAAAGTCTTTGGGTATGACTCATTCCTTCAACATACAAGTACTTACACTGCAGAGAAACCCTATGACTACAATGAATGTGGTACATCTTTCATTTGGAGCTCTTACCTTATTCAACATAAGAAATctcatactggagaaaaaccctatgaatgtgataaatgtggaaaagtttttAGGAATCGCTCAGCCCTTACTAAACATGAACGGACTCACACTGGAAtaaaaccctatgaatgtaataaatgtggaaaagccttcagcTGGAATTCTCATCTTATTGtacataagagaattcatacagGAGAAAAACCATTTGTTTGTAATGAGTGTGGGAAATCTTTCAACTGGAACTCTCATCTTATTGGACATCAGAGGactcatacaggagagaaacctttTGAATGTACTGAATGTGGGAAATCATTCAGCTGGAGCTCCCATCTTATCGCCCATATGAGAAtgcatactggagagaaaccctttAAATGTGATGAATGTGAAAAAGCTTTTAGAGACTACTCAGCCCTTAGTAAACATGAAAGAACTCATTCCGGAGCAAAACCATATAAATGTACTGAATGTGGAAAATCCTTCAGCTGGAGCTCTCATCTTATTGCCCATCAGAGAACTCACAcgggagagaaaccctataatTGTCAGGAATGTGGCAAAGCATTCAGAGAACGCTCAGCCCTCACTAAACATGAGATAATTCATTCTGGAATTAAGCCCTATGAATGTAATAAATGTGGAAAATCCTGTAGCCAGATGGCTCACCTTGTTAGACATCAAAGGactcatactggagaaaaaccctatGAATGCAATAAATGTGGAAAATCCTTCAGTCAGAGCTGTCACCTTGTTGCTCATCGGAGAATtcacactggtgagaaaccctataaatgtaatCAATGTGAAAGATCCTTTAACTGTAGTTCTCACCTCATTGCACACCGAAGaactcatactggagagaaaccatacaggtgtaatgaatgtgggaaagcatTTAATGAGAGTTCATCCCTTATTGTACACCTAAGAAACCATACTGGAGAAAAGCCCTACAAATGTAATCATTGTGAGAAAGCATTCTGTAAGAATTCTTCCCTTATTATTCATCAGAGAATGCATAGTGGAGACAAACGCTTTATatgcagtgaatgtggaaaagcctttagTGGTCACTCAGCCCTACTTCAACACCAGAGAAATCACAGTGAAGAGAAACTGAATTGA